One Deefgea tanakiae genomic region harbors:
- a CDS encoding SPOR domain-containing protein encodes MSDKPDPILQQKEQQQLKKQLLWRLGIAGTLIAGVLGAISWLDREEKNLPPEVQIPQIAPAASSVSVITTPTSAPIETTPEVASTPAATEVPTPVPTVTAAPRSQPAPNKSQVEPISNIPKRITETSLTKSPKVAAPTELPAEPKLKLNTTESGLTAVPRAPFPAASNTQLGYSVQAGVFLHSNNAEKLLAQIQAAGIPAYLETRVQIGPFKTKAEAEAAVKKLRKLGIEPIVKTQ; translated from the coding sequence ATGAGTGATAAACCGGACCCCATCTTGCAGCAGAAAGAACAGCAGCAATTAAAAAAGCAACTTTTATGGCGTCTAGGTATTGCTGGCACTTTGATTGCTGGCGTATTAGGCGCGATTTCTTGGCTCGATCGAGAAGAAAAAAACCTACCGCCAGAAGTTCAAATCCCACAAATAGCGCCAGCAGCTAGTAGCGTAAGCGTAATTACTACACCAACTTCAGCTCCAATCGAAACAACCCCAGAAGTCGCTAGCACCCCAGCAGCAACTGAAGTGCCTACGCCAGTACCAACCGTTACTGCTGCACCAAGAAGCCAACCTGCGCCAAATAAATCACAGGTCGAACCCATTAGCAATATACCCAAGCGAATAACTGAAACTTCGCTTACCAAAAGCCCCAAAGTTGCAGCACCTACTGAGCTGCCTGCTGAGCCAAAATTGAAATTAAACACCACCGAGTCTGGCCTCACCGCCGTGCCGCGTGCGCCATTCCCAGCTGCGAGTAACACTCAATTAGGGTACAGCGTGCAGGCGGGCGTATTTTTACACTCCAACAATGCAGAGAAATTACTCGCGCAAATTCAGGCGGCCGGCATTCCTGCTTATTTAGAAACACGAGTGCAAATTGGTCCGTTCAAAACCAAAGCGGAAGCAGAAGCAGCCGTTAAAAAGCTGAGAAAGCTCGGTATTGAACCGATTGTCAAAACGCAATAA
- the ispG gene encoding flavodoxin-dependent (E)-4-hydroxy-3-methylbut-2-enyl-diphosphate synthase, which produces MSNLITRRKTRQVQVGNVWVGSDHPIVVQSMTNTDTADAEGTARQIFELWRAGSEVVRITVNSPEAAAQVGNIKTKLENWGCKVPLVGDFHYNGDRLLRDYPDCAQALAKYRINPGNVGKGSKRDEKFALMIEKAIEYNKAVRIGVNWGSLDQSIAARMMDENSKRSQPLSADAVMREALIVSALESADQAIQWGLSPDKILLSCKVSHVQDLVAVYRDLGARCDYPLHLGLTEAGMGSKGIVASSAALAILMQEGIGDTIRISLTPEPNGDRTKEVVVAQELLQTMGLRSFTPLVTACPGCGRTTSTVFQELAQDIQTFLREKMPIWRKDYPGVEDMKVAVMGCVVNGPGESKLADIGISLPGTGEVPVCPVYVDGEKDVTLKGDNVAVEFQAIVENYVATRYGVDGAKRRETAAKVIPLAQI; this is translated from the coding sequence ATGTCGAATCTGATTACTCGCCGTAAAACACGCCAAGTTCAAGTGGGAAATGTTTGGGTTGGTAGCGATCACCCGATTGTGGTGCAGTCAATGACCAACACCGATACTGCTGATGCTGAAGGCACTGCACGGCAGATCTTTGAGCTTTGGCGTGCTGGCTCTGAAGTGGTGCGGATTACGGTGAATAGCCCTGAAGCTGCTGCGCAAGTCGGTAATATCAAAACCAAGCTAGAGAATTGGGGTTGTAAAGTTCCGCTGGTTGGTGATTTTCATTACAACGGTGATCGCTTATTGCGAGATTATCCAGATTGCGCGCAAGCTTTGGCTAAATATCGCATTAATCCTGGTAATGTCGGTAAGGGTAGCAAGCGCGACGAAAAATTCGCACTAATGATTGAGAAAGCCATTGAATACAATAAAGCGGTGCGAATTGGTGTGAACTGGGGTTCGCTCGATCAAAGTATTGCTGCTCGGATGATGGACGAAAATAGCAAACGTTCACAACCTCTAAGTGCCGATGCTGTGATGCGCGAGGCTTTGATTGTGTCTGCACTTGAATCGGCTGACCAAGCGATTCAATGGGGCTTATCGCCTGACAAAATTTTGCTTTCTTGCAAAGTTTCGCATGTGCAAGATTTAGTGGCGGTTTATCGTGATTTAGGTGCACGTTGTGATTATCCTTTGCATTTGGGTTTGACTGAGGCAGGGATGGGTAGCAAAGGTATCGTTGCCTCAAGTGCTGCTTTGGCGATTTTGATGCAAGAAGGGATTGGCGACACGATTCGTATCTCTTTAACGCCAGAACCCAATGGTGACCGCACAAAAGAAGTCGTGGTTGCACAAGAATTATTGCAAACCATGGGCTTACGCAGTTTTACGCCATTAGTGACTGCTTGCCCTGGATGTGGTCGTACCACTTCGACGGTTTTCCAAGAGTTAGCGCAAGATATCCAAACTTTCTTGCGTGAAAAAATGCCGATTTGGCGCAAAGATTATCCTGGCGTTGAGGATATGAAAGTTGCAGTCATGGGCTGCGTCGTCAATGGTCCGGGTGAATCTAAGCTGGCCGATATTGGCATTAGTTTGCCTGGCACTGGTGAAGTGCCGGTGTGTCCTGTCTATGTGGATGGCGAGAAAGATGTAACCCTCAAAGGTGACAATGTGGCCGTTGAATTTCAGGCGATTGTTGAGAATTATGTCGCAACACGATATGGTGTTGATGGTGCTAAGCGCCGTGAAACTGCTGCTAAGGTCATTCCTTTAGCGCAAATTTAG
- a CDS encoding NAD(P)/FAD-dependent oxidoreductase, giving the protein MTAPVIILGSGLAAYNVAREFRKLDKTSALTIVSRDHAGFYSKPMLSNAFSANKSAEQLLMKSAEKMAEELNATILGHTKVVSIHVHNQEVMLGDDTILPYRDLVLAVGADPIRLPMGGDGASDVLSVNDLDDFAHFNRRLASAKSVAILGAGLIGCEFANDLLARDIAPIVIDPSAWPLSRLLPQAAGDFMADKLSDAGVQFHWGVTAQAVDAEGAGFVVKLSDQTELAVDLVLSAVGLRSRTELAAAAGLQVNRGVVVDRYLQTSQPHIYAVGDCAEVAGLTLPFVLPIMQQARALAATLMGERTVVKYPAMPVMVKTPACPAVVAPPAMGSVGEWHLETSETGIVAKFMSNSGSMAGFALLGSATSQRQALTPDLPVVLA; this is encoded by the coding sequence ATGACAGCGCCAGTGATTATTTTAGGCAGCGGCCTTGCGGCATATAACGTGGCGCGAGAATTCCGCAAATTAGATAAAACCTCGGCTTTAACGATTGTTTCTCGTGATCATGCTGGTTTTTATTCTAAGCCCATGTTGTCGAATGCGTTTTCAGCAAATAAAAGCGCAGAGCAGTTGTTGATGAAAAGCGCAGAAAAAATGGCCGAAGAGCTCAATGCGACCATTTTAGGCCACACCAAAGTGGTGTCGATTCATGTGCATAATCAAGAAGTGATGCTGGGTGATGATACGATTTTGCCTTATCGTGACTTGGTTTTGGCGGTCGGCGCGGATCCAATTCGCTTGCCGATGGGTGGGGATGGTGCGAGCGATGTGTTATCGGTCAATGATTTGGACGATTTTGCGCATTTTAATCGACGGTTGGCCAGTGCAAAAAGCGTCGCAATTTTAGGTGCTGGTTTGATTGGCTGTGAGTTTGCCAATGACTTATTAGCGCGCGACATTGCGCCAATTGTGATTGATCCATCGGCTTGGCCTTTATCGCGATTATTGCCACAAGCGGCTGGCGATTTTATGGCGGATAAACTGAGTGATGCCGGTGTGCAATTTCACTGGGGCGTGACTGCGCAGGCGGTCGATGCAGAAGGTGCAGGCTTTGTCGTGAAGCTGAGCGATCAAACAGAATTGGCTGTTGACTTAGTTTTATCGGCGGTCGGCTTGCGATCACGCACTGAATTGGCTGCCGCAGCGGGTTTGCAAGTGAATCGTGGCGTGGTGGTGGATCGCTATTTGCAAACGAGTCAGCCGCATATTTATGCTGTTGGTGATTGCGCAGAAGTGGCGGGATTAACTTTGCCATTTGTGTTGCCGATTATGCAACAAGCAAGGGCATTGGCCGCTACGCTAATGGGGGAGAGGACTGTAGTGAAATACCCTGCTATGCCTGTAATGGTGAAAACGCCTGCGTGTCCAGCTGTCGTAGCGCCGCCTGCGATGGGATCAGTGGGAGAGTGGCATTTGGAAACGAGTGAAACTGGGATTGTGGCAAAATTTATGTCCAACTCAGGAAGCATGGCTGGCTTTGCTTTGCTGGGTTCAGCAACCTCGCAGCGGCAGGCGTTAACCCCAGATTTACCAGTTGTTTTGGCCTAA
- the pilW gene encoding type IV pilus biogenesis/stability protein PilW, protein MKNTLVVLMLCLGLSQFAWANDGESRASVRTRLASEYYKLGQYTVAVSEAQKALDSDPKYLLAYNVMALSYWALKDNAMTIKLFKDALSLEPTNSDLNHNYANFLCANGDVKQAQERFGIALSNPLYPTPDQTMLAAANCAISSNDLPLAIEWYKKVLSFRPNNIQAKFQLSSLLLKSGDLPEAKRYFIEMFRATKTPQSELLWLGVKIEHAIGNKTAEQRYAAELMALYPDSVEATKLQIGKYD, encoded by the coding sequence GTGAAAAATACTTTAGTCGTCCTCATGTTGTGTCTGGGTCTAAGTCAATTTGCATGGGCAAATGATGGTGAATCACGTGCTTCGGTCCGTACACGTTTGGCTTCTGAGTATTACAAATTAGGTCAGTACACTGTTGCTGTGTCAGAGGCTCAAAAAGCATTGGATTCTGACCCAAAATACCTTTTAGCTTACAATGTCATGGCATTGTCTTATTGGGCACTAAAAGACAATGCAATGACGATTAAATTATTTAAAGATGCTCTGAGTCTTGAGCCAACTAACTCAGATCTGAACCACAACTATGCCAATTTTTTGTGTGCGAATGGGGATGTGAAGCAGGCGCAAGAGCGATTTGGCATTGCCTTAAGTAATCCGCTGTACCCGACGCCCGACCAAACGATGCTTGCTGCTGCAAACTGTGCGATTAGCAGCAACGATCTGCCTTTGGCCATCGAATGGTATAAGAAAGTACTTTCGTTTAGACCCAATAATATTCAAGCAAAATTTCAGTTGAGTAGTTTGTTGCTTAAGTCCGGCGATTTACCTGAAGCCAAACGCTACTTTATTGAAATGTTTAGAGCTACTAAAACGCCGCAATCAGAGTTGCTTTGGTTGGGTGTTAAAATTGAGCACGCGATTGGTAATAAAACCGCAGAGCAACGTTATGCAGCTGAATTAATGGCTTTATACCCAGATTCGGTTGAAGCAACTAAGTTACAGATTGGAAAATATGACTGA
- the rlmN gene encoding 23S rRNA (adenine(2503)-C(2))-methyltransferase RlmN: MTMNLLDYDAERLGQLMVQLGEKPFRAKQLMKWIHQRGVADFDAMSDIAKSFRQKLAADANIAPPEMMAEQVAKDGTRKWLLDVGTGNGVEAVFIPEDDRGTLCVSSQVGCALDCSFCSTGRQGFNRNLSTAEIIGQLWWANKRLSFDAARIGDTKNEDTRIVSNVVMMGMGEPLANYDNVVAAMRLMLDDNAYGLSRRRVTLSTSGLVPQLDRLREDCPVALAVSLHAPNDAIRDDIVPINQKYPLRELLDACNRYLEKAPRDFITFEYVMLDGVNDLPEHARQVAAMLRSTSAKINLIPFNPFPNSSFKRSSRDAIVRFRDILLQAGYIVTVRKTRGDDIDAACGQLAGQVQDKTRRLERMAETRPILFKTGGSA; encoded by the coding sequence ATGACGATGAATTTGTTGGATTACGATGCGGAGCGTCTAGGCCAATTAATGGTGCAACTCGGAGAAAAACCGTTTCGTGCCAAGCAACTGATGAAGTGGATTCATCAGCGTGGCGTAGCTGACTTCGATGCGATGAGTGATATCGCTAAATCGTTCCGACAAAAATTAGCGGCAGATGCCAATATTGCGCCACCAGAAATGATGGCTGAGCAGGTGGCCAAAGACGGCACGCGCAAATGGTTGCTCGATGTAGGGACCGGCAATGGCGTGGAAGCTGTTTTTATTCCTGAAGATGACCGAGGTACTTTGTGCGTATCCAGCCAAGTAGGCTGTGCGTTGGATTGTTCCTTCTGTTCAACTGGACGACAAGGTTTTAACCGAAATTTAAGTACTGCGGAGATTATTGGTCAATTGTGGTGGGCGAACAAACGCCTGTCTTTTGACGCTGCGCGTATTGGCGATACCAAAAATGAAGATACGCGAATTGTATCGAATGTCGTGATGATGGGTATGGGCGAACCGCTGGCCAATTACGATAATGTGGTGGCGGCAATGCGTTTGATGTTGGATGACAATGCGTATGGCTTGTCGCGTCGGCGTGTTACCTTATCAACGTCTGGACTTGTGCCACAGTTAGATCGATTACGTGAGGATTGCCCTGTTGCTTTGGCTGTGAGTTTACATGCGCCCAATGATGCTATACGTGATGACATTGTGCCCATTAATCAAAAATACCCGCTCAGAGAATTATTGGATGCGTGTAATCGTTACCTTGAAAAAGCACCGCGTGATTTTATTACGTTCGAATATGTCATGCTCGATGGGGTAAACGATTTACCTGAGCATGCGCGTCAAGTTGCGGCGATGTTGCGCTCGACATCGGCTAAAATTAATTTGATCCCATTCAACCCGTTTCCAAATTCAAGTTTCAAACGTTCGAGCCGAGATGCTATTGTTCGCTTCCGTGATATTTTGCTGCAAGCGGGTTATATCGTGACGGTAAGAAAAACCCGTGGTGATGACATTGATGCCGCCTGTGGTCAATTAGCAGGGCAAGTGCAAGATAAAACTCGCCGTCTAGAGCGGATGGCAGAGACACGACCTATTTTATTTAAAACTGGAGGCAGTGCGTGA
- the ndk gene encoding nucleoside-diphosphate kinase, whose product MAVETTLSIIKPDAVAKNVIGKIYDRFETAGLKVVAAKLKHLTRAEAEGFYAVHKERPFFNALVEFMISGPVMIQALQGENAMQVNRDLMGATNPKEAAAGTIRADFAESIDANAVHGSDSLENAAIEIAYFFDASEVYAA is encoded by the coding sequence ATGGCTGTTGAAACTACCCTGTCGATTATCAAACCTGATGCTGTTGCTAAAAACGTTATCGGTAAAATTTACGATCGTTTTGAAACTGCGGGTTTAAAAGTCGTCGCAGCGAAACTAAAGCACTTAACACGTGCCGAAGCTGAAGGCTTCTACGCCGTACACAAAGAGCGTCCTTTCTTTAATGCGCTTGTTGAGTTCATGATTTCAGGTCCTGTGATGATTCAAGCTTTGCAAGGTGAAAACGCCATGCAAGTGAATCGTGACTTGATGGGCGCAACCAACCCAAAAGAAGCGGCGGCAGGTACGATCCGTGCTGATTTCGCCGAAAGCATTGACGCAAATGCAGTCCATGGCTCTGACAGTTTGGAAAATGCAGCGATTGAAATCGCTTACTTCTTTGATGCTTCAGAAGTGTACGCAGCCTAA
- a CDS encoding rubredoxin: MKQWQCVVCGFIYDEVAGLPNEGIAPGTTWADIPEDWACPDCGVAKADFDMVQI; this comes from the coding sequence ATGAAGCAATGGCAATGTGTGGTTTGTGGTTTTATCTATGACGAAGTAGCGGGCTTGCCCAATGAAGGCATCGCACCCGGTACGACATGGGCTGATATTCCAGAAGATTGGGCCTGTCCGGACTGCGGCGTCGCTAAGGCTGATTTTGACATGGTGCAAATTTAA
- a CDS encoding rubrerythrin family protein, translated as MASPFHNPDSLTIQNLESAFAGESMAHIKYRYFAKLCREMGDVATAEAFEATADQEVMHAFGHLDLLFPKANMTPAKALQFAIEGETYEYTEMYPKFRHVAVEEGQHAAVQEIDEQIAESKEHAEMFKAVLEKAAKRFAALAKVEERHANHYQAALDNLTK; from the coding sequence ATGGCATCACCATTCCATAATCCAGATTCTTTGACTATCCAAAATCTTGAGTCGGCTTTCGCCGGTGAATCAATGGCGCATATCAAATATCGCTACTTCGCAAAGTTGTGCCGCGAAATGGGTGATGTGGCGACAGCGGAAGCATTTGAAGCAACGGCCGACCAAGAAGTCATGCACGCATTTGGCCATCTTGACCTGCTGTTTCCAAAAGCCAATATGACGCCAGCAAAGGCTTTGCAGTTTGCGATTGAAGGCGAAACCTACGAATACACTGAAATGTATCCAAAATTCCGTCATGTCGCAGTTGAAGAAGGTCAGCATGCCGCAGTGCAAGAAATCGACGAACAAATTGCTGAATCGAAAGAGCATGCAGAAATGTTTAAAGCAGTGCTAGAAAAAGCGGCCAAACGATTTGCCGCCTTGGCAAAGGTTGAAGAGCGCCATGCGAATCACTACCAAGCTGCACTGGATAATTTGACAAAATAA
- a CDS encoding YfgM family protein: MAAFDLQEQEQIATLKAWWQSWGKWLALSVAAFLIGFAAWAGWQKYQKTQIVKAAEVYAQIEANLAEDGKFKAGVALLKSDYTKTPYAPRAAMIAAKLQYLKGDAAAARTELQWVIDHSTEAALRDSARLRMASILLEDKKFTEALALMKTPEEEGFSPLYAEQRGDIYVAKGEPVAAADAYRQAIAKLPKDAPNLKLVEIKLDVLGGK; this comes from the coding sequence ATGGCCGCATTTGATTTACAAGAACAAGAACAAATTGCAACGTTAAAGGCATGGTGGCAAAGTTGGGGTAAATGGTTGGCATTGAGCGTTGCTGCGTTTTTGATTGGTTTTGCTGCGTGGGCGGGTTGGCAAAAATATCAGAAAACTCAGATTGTTAAAGCAGCAGAAGTTTATGCGCAAATTGAGGCAAATTTAGCTGAAGATGGTAAGTTTAAAGCCGGCGTAGCTTTACTAAAATCCGATTATACAAAGACGCCGTATGCACCACGCGCGGCAATGATTGCTGCCAAGTTGCAATATCTAAAAGGCGATGCAGCAGCTGCGCGCACTGAGCTGCAATGGGTGATTGATCACAGCACTGAGGCAGCTTTGCGCGATTCAGCTCGTTTGCGCATGGCGAGTATTTTGCTAGAAGATAAAAAGTTCACAGAAGCATTAGCTTTAATGAAAACACCGGAAGAAGAAGGTTTTTCTCCGCTCTATGCTGAACAGCGCGGTGATATTTATGTAGCTAAAGGTGAACCAGTAGCCGCAGCGGATGCGTATCGTCAAGCGATTGCAAAACTTCCAAAAGATGCGCCTAACTTGAAATTAGTCGAGATCAAACTTGATGTTCTAGGAGGCAAGTAA
- the bamB gene encoding outer membrane protein assembly factor BamB, whose protein sequence is MNGLRPLLLLSALGLAACSTTSNVPEPSPLPVVVSKVKTSVQWQNTVGNTTEYRFQPAFNGDLIAAVGGNNELTLIERASGSKRWQVKLDKEIAGGVGISGAVIAVGTISGEVLAFDLAGKKTWSAQVTSEIISAPVVSDDFVVVRSGDGKISTFSAATGELKWIYQRPQPALLLRNYAPPVVADGVVYLGQAAGRLTAISIADGRVLWEAPVSLPRGASELERVTDIVSPPVAQGDVVCAVAFQGRVACLGAKQGNLLWTREVSSWSGLAMDAQQVYVTDSKGQVNAFEKSTGRSVWRQEALANRLVTAPAILGSNVVVGDFAGYLHVLSPEDGQFVGQMATDGGRIYLAPQSDGAQAIVQTAKGSILLLSAK, encoded by the coding sequence ATGAACGGTTTACGACCGCTATTACTCTTAAGCGCGCTGGGACTGGCTGCATGCAGCACGACTAGTAATGTTCCTGAACCTTCGCCTTTGCCTGTTGTTGTTTCAAAAGTTAAAACATCCGTGCAGTGGCAAAATACAGTTGGTAATACAACTGAATATCGTTTTCAACCTGCTTTTAATGGTGATTTGATCGCGGCTGTTGGCGGTAATAATGAGCTTACTTTGATTGAAAGAGCAAGTGGCTCAAAGCGCTGGCAAGTGAAACTGGATAAGGAAATCGCTGGCGGTGTTGGCATTTCCGGTGCTGTGATTGCGGTCGGCACGATTAGCGGTGAAGTGCTAGCATTTGATTTAGCGGGCAAAAAAACTTGGTCGGCACAAGTAACTAGCGAAATCATTTCTGCTCCTGTAGTTAGTGATGATTTTGTCGTTGTTCGTTCTGGCGATGGCAAGATATCGACTTTTTCTGCGGCAACGGGTGAATTAAAGTGGATTTACCAACGGCCACAACCTGCGCTCTTATTGCGAAATTATGCTCCCCCCGTAGTTGCTGATGGTGTCGTCTACCTAGGTCAAGCAGCTGGTCGCTTAACGGCAATTTCAATTGCAGATGGTCGCGTACTCTGGGAGGCGCCTGTTTCATTGCCACGTGGTGCGAGTGAGCTGGAGCGTGTTACCGACATAGTCTCGCCTCCTGTTGCACAGGGTGACGTGGTGTGTGCCGTTGCTTTTCAGGGGCGTGTGGCTTGCCTTGGTGCCAAGCAAGGTAATTTGTTATGGACCCGTGAAGTATCAAGCTGGTCTGGCTTAGCTATGGATGCCCAGCAAGTTTATGTAACAGACAGTAAGGGTCAAGTGAACGCCTTTGAGAAATCAACAGGGCGTAGTGTTTGGCGGCAAGAAGCGTTGGCTAATCGTCTAGTGACGGCACCTGCTATATTGGGTAGCAATGTGGTTGTTGGCGATTTTGCTGGTTATTTGCATGTATTAAGTCCTGAGGATGGTCAATTTGTTGGTCAAATGGCTACCGATGGCGGACGTATTTATTTAGCGCCTCAGTCTGATGGCGCGCAGGCGATTGTTCAGACAGCAAAAGGTAGTATTTTGCTGTTAAGTGCAAAGTAA
- the hisS gene encoding histidine--tRNA ligase: MAETIQAIRGMNDILPVEGASWQFFEKVTREWLAAYGYNQIRMPIVESTHLFIRGVGEHTDIVEKEMYAFEDSLNGEKLTLRPEGTAGCVRACIEHGLLYNQTQRLWYTGPMFRHERPQKGRYRQFHQLGVEAFGFATPDVDAEMIVMLADLWPRLGLSGMCLELNSLGNMDERSAHRAELIKYLEGYIDILDEDGKRRLYTNPLRVLDTKNPALQAMAENAPQLMDFLGEESKSHFEAVKALLDDAGIAYKLNSRLVRGLDYYNRTVFEWTTTQLGAQGTVAAGGRYDGLVEQLGGKPCPAVGFAIGIERIMLLLEANEVAIPAQQADVYVIHQGEAAARNAFSVARQLRAAGLNVIYHGGSASFKSQFKKADQSGARFAVVIGGGEVEAQTANLKTLTGELQGAQQTLAQDQLAQAIARI; encoded by the coding sequence ATGGCAGAAACAATCCAAGCAATTCGTGGTATGAATGATATCTTGCCAGTGGAAGGTGCTAGCTGGCAGTTTTTTGAGAAAGTAACACGTGAATGGTTGGCGGCTTATGGCTACAACCAAATTCGTATGCCGATTGTGGAGTCAACGCACTTGTTTATTCGAGGCGTGGGCGAGCACACTGATATTGTTGAAAAAGAAATGTATGCCTTTGAGGATAGCCTCAATGGTGAAAAGTTAACGCTACGCCCAGAAGGGACTGCCGGTTGCGTGCGGGCGTGTATCGAGCATGGTTTGCTATACAACCAAACTCAGCGTTTGTGGTACACGGGCCCAATGTTTCGGCATGAGCGTCCGCAAAAAGGGCGTTATCGTCAGTTTCATCAACTCGGTGTAGAAGCTTTTGGCTTTGCAACGCCCGATGTTGATGCTGAAATGATCGTGATGCTGGCTGATCTATGGCCGCGTCTGGGCTTGAGTGGCATGTGTCTGGAGTTAAACTCGCTGGGTAATATGGATGAGCGCTCAGCGCATCGCGCTGAGCTAATTAAGTATCTTGAAGGGTATATCGATATTCTAGATGAAGACGGCAAGCGTCGTTTGTATACCAACCCTTTACGGGTGCTCGATACCAAAAATCCTGCACTGCAAGCGATGGCAGAAAATGCTCCGCAATTGATGGATTTCTTAGGTGAAGAATCAAAATCGCATTTCGAAGCGGTGAAAGCTTTGCTCGATGATGCTGGGATTGCATATAAGCTCAATTCTCGTTTAGTGCGTGGCTTAGATTATTACAATCGCACCGTGTTTGAGTGGACGACAACCCAGTTGGGTGCACAAGGTACGGTCGCAGCCGGTGGTCGTTACGATGGTTTGGTGGAGCAATTGGGCGGTAAGCCTTGCCCAGCAGTCGGTTTTGCAATTGGCATTGAACGCATCATGCTTTTGCTTGAAGCTAATGAGGTCGCCATTCCTGCGCAGCAAGCTGATGTTTACGTGATTCACCAAGGTGAAGCTGCAGCAAGAAATGCATTCTCTGTGGCACGGCAATTACGTGCAGCGGGTTTAAATGTCATTTACCACGGTGGCAGTGCAAGCTTTAAATCTCAATTTAAAAAAGCGGATCAATCAGGGGCCCGTTTTGCAGTTGTGATTGGTGGTGGTGAGGTAGAAGCGCAAACTGCGAATTTAAAAACGCTCACTGGTGAGCTGCAAGGTGCACAGCAAACATTAGCGCAAGACCAGTTAGCACAAGCAATTGCTCGTATTTAA
- a CDS encoding RodZ domain-containing protein translates to MTDQFTDPSEPSSVSSLLPAGRQLRNAREALELTSEQVAQQLKLSVRQVIAIEQEAFDELPSNLFIRGFVRNYARLLKIDAEPLLAYLAEVLPQEQEASTPMDASLTSGVRLSGEHVPKKQRSLSPTALMALLGVAIGVAVAVWFLQQPSNPELALPELESPPVLDVPAASAVLETASAVAFSSASAASPASSVVIASVVASPVAIAASASAATASQASSVTSATVGAIKIVSTTDSWVQIIDANGNKVLSEIIRPGIERTVDGKPPYAVKVGNAPKTQLYFHGQVVDLSPYLKPGSDVVNLELK, encoded by the coding sequence ATGACTGATCAGTTTACAGACCCCTCAGAGCCATCGTCAGTATCTTCACTGCTGCCCGCTGGTCGTCAATTACGCAATGCACGCGAAGCATTGGAATTAACGTCTGAGCAAGTCGCTCAGCAACTCAAGCTCTCAGTTCGGCAAGTTATTGCGATTGAGCAAGAGGCGTTTGACGAACTGCCCAGCAATCTATTTATTCGTGGTTTCGTGCGCAATTATGCGCGCTTGCTTAAAATAGATGCCGAGCCGCTGCTGGCTTATTTGGCTGAGGTCTTGCCACAAGAGCAGGAGGCTAGTACTCCAATGGATGCATCATTGACCTCGGGTGTCCGTCTGTCTGGTGAGCATGTCCCTAAAAAACAACGCAGCTTGTCACCCACGGCCTTGATGGCTCTGCTGGGTGTGGCCATTGGGGTTGCTGTCGCTGTTTGGTTTTTGCAGCAACCGTCCAATCCAGAGCTCGCGTTGCCTGAGCTTGAATCACCGCCGGTATTGGATGTTCCTGCTGCTTCGGCGGTACTCGAAACGGCTTCTGCAGTTGCCTTTTCTTCAGCTAGTGCGGCAAGCCCTGCTAGTTCTGTTGTGATTGCAAGTGTAGTTGCTAGCCCAGTTGCTATCGCAGCAAGTGCTTCGGCAGCTACTGCATCTCAGGCTTCATCAGTAACCTCCGCAACGGTAGGCGCAATTAAAATTGTGTCTACGACAGACAGCTGGGTGCAGATTATTGATGCCAACGGAAATAAAGTGTTGTCGGAAATTATTCGCCCAGGTATTGAGCGCACGGTGGATGGCAAGCCTCCTTATGCAGTCAAGGTAGGTAATGCGCCAAAAACTCAATTGTATTTTCACGGTCAGGTCGTCGATTTGAGTCCTTACCTCAAGCCTGGCTCTGATGTGGTTAATTTGGAATTGAAATAA